The sequence below is a genomic window from Glycine max cultivar Williams 82 chromosome 20, Glycine_max_v4.0, whole genome shotgun sequence.
tctaatctaatatgtacaaagttaagtgggctcatacttagcccatgggcccaaaatctaccctaaggctcatgagaacactagggccttctcctgcaactctggcccaatcttcttggagccttcTATCAAATGCCCTAGGGGGATAGGATTGCTtcaatgtgcctcttcctaaaggcactcttaagatcattccaatactttaCTGGAGGAttcccatgaatccttctttccctaacaagggaagtccaccaatagagggcatacccttgaaagctaaaggtagccaatggaacttttctttcttcactaatatgatgtCAAAAAAAGAGTTATTCAACactcatttcccaatctaggtaggcctcaacattatcttttccatgaaaATATGATagactaatgttaacctcttgaggccttctatccttttctcttctttgggagtgatgtttagtatgccTATGCCGCCCTCGATAATAGTTgttaagttcttcacttaaactcttgcaagagtcatgactactataggaggtatgtttttcttttttcatttctttcattatttttcttctttcttcctctcttattttatttctttcatcttgacttatttcttccactttttttcctttttcttttctctcttatttttctttccacgATTttagggatctcaactcatcaaatatcctatacaaggggtccttaggagtagaaccctcaccattaacactagatgcaaaatgatgactcatgttggttcctaagttgtggttctttcttgttgggggtttgaaaacaaaaggtaaaataaactatggttgaaactagccaaaataaacactaaaagaggtgtgaaagataaggtaaaaactaattagtaaaaatcaagctatctaggtggtttgacaatggaaggtaaaggaaatttaaaacAAGCTAGATGGTTTCCTATGTGAAGGCTTGGATTACCCTTTGGAGGTTCCAATTCTCTTCACTTAGACTACACGGTTTAAAATAAGCTATTACACATAAATAGAGGTTTGGGTGGTCTCTTTGAGACTCCTAATACACCCCCAAAGAATGTCCAAATACAAGGAATTACAATAGAAAAAATTTTGCACTCAATTGttctattacaacaaatttaacaaagcaattaaggtcttcaaatttgtcttcaatgcttgtttgttttctcaagtgtttcactcaaaatttggCGAGGCTTTGGTTGCTTCAAATCCAATGGTGCTCCAAGGATGGTTAACCTCTAAGATTCAAAAATATTCCTTCAAGCAATGCACCAATTTCCTTCCAATCCTTATTGTAGGCAACACTTaagcacacacacaaaaaaaaaagacaagaaagaaaccaaaatatgaaatgaaagctaaaccaaaaggaaatttaacatgacattaattcaatgagattcaaggaaaaaataaagtaaaaggaCAGTACCACAAGCCAAggtggaacacaaaggaagtcATAAAATGACACTAGATtagattgacaaattaaaaacaagactcAAAGAAAAATTCTAGTAATGTCAATTTGGCAACACatctaaaagattaaaaactccaaaaagtaaaataggcttgtaatacaactcaaaataatgaacaattttcaagcaaatcaagcatacacatttttgttgttgttctggATATGTATTTTGACGTTAATCTTTATCACCTTTTCTTGCtcatttctttttcgttttgttcattatttttccattgtttttgtctagatgtttattttatgaagttaaaatttcagctcaaaaatcaAAGTATTCAAGCCATATTCGAGTTAAGAAGACAGTGTGCCAAAACTAACAACAACtagaatttcaacctagaaatcaagagtagtgtttatgttggtTAAGGCTtgaatagttacaatttgtgtttactTATGCTCAAATTGTCTTGGATAACACAATCCAAGAgaacttaagacttattttgattaacAAATCCAGAAACAACTcaacaccacaactcaatttcttcataggcatcatataggaaacttagaaaacaaaaaaaagttcaacaacaagactacttctaggaattgatttagaacatgttatgaactaaataacatgcatgaattagaatcaaaattcaaatgataggcaaaaaattgcaagaatacatgaacaaatgtatctagaatttaatcaacaaaatcaaaattcaacacaaacttagaacataatgtgacaattattatgaataaacatcactctaagacaacatgaatgaagtgatttacacttagatttttgtgatttcttttctaatcaatattttgcaagaaaattgagatctaaaggttcaacacaagaagattatgactgaaaaagatagaacctaaaatcaacacaaaaacatgattcaagaatatatctataaaatttgaaccatagaaatgcaagaacaagtgtagatctaagatttaatcggtttatttttttgaatctactctaaacaacatCAAACCACAAGATAATGGAGGAGAAacatgaagaagatgatgaagaacaaggaattaaagtgaattgaccaaacaaaagatagaggaagcaaaagagcatcgcctagatgaagatgctcttgataccacatgatgtagctccatgtggagcttgtagatcttggatcttcttcatcaacggAGTCCTTTACATTTTGAAGATCAATGGTagaagaatggagaaggaggaaaggtgattggagatgccacttcaaggagaagatgagtcaataACAAATTCACCACCATAAGAAGCTATGGAttagagcttgaaggtaggaaaaaatgagtggagggagagggagagagggggaggggggggggagcacgaaatttatgcctcaaatgaggtatgaactttgaagtgtaatttctcatatgatcaaagttgaaaaaatgcacacacaaggcctttatttatagcctaagtgtcacacaaaattggagggaaatttgaatttctattcaaattttacttgaatttgaatttgaatttgtggagccaaatttggagccaaaatttcactaattatgattattgaatttcaactatggttcagtccactaatccaagatcaagtccaagattcccCACTAAgtgtgtgtcataccctaatttcgttcggggactattgcttgatggcatgcaacctttaattgaccgcttcaaagtacttggcaccctttgttgcacaatatgtgaagtctcgagacatgccggaaatcaaaaggaagcgtggttacgcaatccgtgGAATTTtgtaatgtgacggaaaccaaaaggaagtattgttacgcaatccgtgagtttccgtaactttttcaaaagctaaaaaagagtaattacatgatccgtaaggttccataaccttacggaaagaaaataagtatcattatgaaattcgtaaagtttcgtaacgttacagaaaaagaatcaccaaaaaaaacaaatgggggtgtatttagtaaaaaaagggtgcaaatagcaactaggcccacttgggccttccagattcttcctccaaaaggcggttgcttctgaaGGAAgtaacctggctcgcctgggcgagctgggtgccaagctcctcccctattttgctataaatagggggaggagtgaagaggaaaggggttcagccttcttggcacttcgtattcacttgaaattgctgaggaaaattatttccgtgaagaaaattcaagccgaggcgcttctgtaacgtttccgtgggtaattacgcgaagattttcaatcgttcttcgtcattcatcgttcgttcttcattgttcttcgatcttcaaccggtatGTACCCCAAattgagcttttcaattcattctatgtacccgtgatGGTCCCCATTTattttgtgtacttttattctcgtttcattaactttccgtacccccttttgacgtgtttcagtcatttatttaagtcatttctcgcttaatcaaaaaataaaataaatttccaccaatcatttgatttgtaatatccgttaatttctgttaaaatgaaatccgaccgttcggtcgtgccgtaaccacgttggaaataaaaaaagaggtaaaataataatataataatcaaaaaatattttttagtaaaataaagcggaaaaatcaatcggacgtttctctttgggatttctctttcttaattgaattgactaataactaaagtgaaactaaggctaaaatcaacccgcaaagtcaagctcgtccacaaaaaatcactaaaaaggatttgaaagttcaatatctcagtttttcttaccaagtaaatggatcatttttaaggtccaacgccttaaaatgatcacctttcaagtaaaaagaatcgcttgattcacccttaaaaagaactacgtaggtctgatttcctcttcgatggagggtacgtaggagcaagagcctcgcttttgtcgacctcaaaaaataaaaagaaataaaagttaaggtaacacaatttcacacaattctaaaaaataggttgttgtcctttgagacaaacgtgagaggtgctaataccttcctcaaacgtaaatacaactcccgaatcttggaatattctttatgaccggtttccttcggtttttctgacgttttccacaaataaacgttggtggcgactccgcgcatctttcctcctttgaaaagcacacccgtgagcctcgcctcgctcgcccgcaaaagggcatgttgcgacagtgtgcttaggtgtcatgaagcatgtaaagcatgaaggacatgcacaaagtgtgactatatgatgtgacaatggggtgtggcaagcaaatgctcacctccccctttggctggtccaaaatttaattggattgggtttctcccaatttaattaaatttctctcccaagaCACATCAagtagtgcacttaatgcatgtgaaattacaaaactacccctaatacaacaACTAGTCTAAgagccctaaaatacaagggttgaaaaattctacattactagggtaccctccctacactatggagtcctaaatacaaggcccaaaaataatgaaaccctaatctaatatgtataaagataagtgggctcatagtTGGCCCATGggtccaaaatctaccctaaggctcatgagaaccctagggccttctcatGCCTCTCTGGCCCAATTttcttgaagtcttctatccaatgtccttggggggtaggattgcatcaattatATCCTATGAAGAAATGCTTTTCAAATCCCTCTGAGACTCTTTCTAATCAATACGTGCAACATTATCTCGTAAAAGAGTCGCAAGGAAAATAACAAGATGagtatttataataaaacagTTTTAATCgctataatcgattatcaaatctTGGCAATTGATTATTTCATTCAGATACCCCTTGCTATGCATTTTCAGATCATGGTAATCGTTTACAGTAAAttagtaatcaattattttgatcACACAAGAATAATCTTCCAATTGCAATTCGATATAATCAATTATGAGTTTTTGGTAATCGGTCATCTTGCTTGCAATGTATCAAATTTGCTTCTAGAAtgttgttgtaattgattacacataaatggtatTCGATTAATTCACACATAGAGagcaaattaagtttttaataacacttgtaattgattacacaactatgataatcaattatgcataaatgataatcgattaattcacacaaataacaaattaagtttttaagaacacttgcaatcgattacacaactatggtaatcgattatatggcTCACAATGACTTCCTTCTCTTGAAAACAAGCTTAATAATCATTTATCCTGATGGGAATAACCTTATTTCAATAGAATCAATGTCTTAGCTAatgttgtaaattgtaattgattacaaaaattatgtaatcgattacaatatgttAAATACTTATGTTCATGAAAACATAGTGATCTTATCATTCACAATAACTTATGTATGACACCAATCTAAGCAtgacaacaaataaaataaactaagaaCACACATtcctagataaaaaaaatcaatataaatgcTACATctataaaaacatatttgacaTTGTAAAATTCTACAAACCAAAATCCTAAGACTAAGTCTTCAATCTACACCTAGGGAATTGTTTTTTTCCCACAACTTTGAGTAAAACCTTAAGTAATAAGCCATACAAATATGACAGAGCATTGGTTCATTAGAAAGTCTGAACACAAAAAATGTAAGTCACTGAAAATAACGTAAAACTAACATAACAGGATTTTAAGACTGTCCTTATTAATAGGTCTCTGAAAAGCTATGTATAAGTTAGAGAAGAGTATTTTTTTAGgattcaatattttttctttgtcatgatttttttttgttcttttactttttattaatatttgttttggttttttatcttttaaaagatATATCTTAGTCCGATaactttcaaatttgaattaatgttgttttttcaaaattgtttatattttgaaaaataataaaaagaattgtTAGAGAGATTTGTAAAAGAAGGAAATCATGGAAATATATACcgtaaaaagagataaaaaaaaaatatagttacaCTAAAAAAGtcaacaattttcaaaacatggtaaaatcacaaaataaccTATGAATAGTCAAATGATAAGTTTGAAAAATTAGCTCAAGTCAAGGGCATAATTagaaaatcacaaaacaaaataacctATCAACAGTAAAACGaccatttaattttgaattgtaGAAGTGATAtagtcaatttaatttaatatctgCACAATCTCAATATTAAAGTGATTATCTAACATGAGAACTatggaggttttttttttatcaaaatagtgtagttttttttaattaattattgaaatgggtagattaaaaaaaacacaaaaacgagTAAGTTGTCATTTAAAAGACGATTTTTATATACCATTTCTCTTTtgcaaattcttttttattagtttaaaattgTGGCGGCTAAAGCTCCCACAATTGCTTCTTTAGCCGACACAATACTTCACTAAGCAAAACAGAGAAATCTTCCATTTTTGGGTGCTAAAAACACATTGTGGCGGGTCAATAATATATAAGACTGGAAAAGtgaaatcaataataatatattgaggTGAGAACAATCTCCAACAGCAAACAAACATACTATGATACAGGCTAACACACTAAACACAGTGAGACATAACCTCATCATGCTCTTAGTCCTTGTTGGTGGTTGATCACTAAAACAACATTGTTCCGTGATATTCCATTCCCATGTTCTCAACAAACACCCTCTCAAACTCAATCTTCCAACAACCCAAACCTTCTCCAACTCTGCACCCTTTGCCACACCCTTTCCCAAATCAAGCAAGTTCACCCCTTTTCCCTCCTCCATGGCTTCCTCCCCCGCATGTCTCTCTCTGCGCCTCTCTCATTCTTCAATATGCCTCCTTTGGAAACCCCATAAATTCCATTCTTCTCTTCCAACACAGCGTTGCATATTCCCGAAGTGCCTTCTTGTCGAACACCCTTATACGAGCCAATTCCATTGCTGGTGTGTTTGATGGATTTGGCACCTACAACGCCATGGTTCGTGCTGGTGTTAAGCCTGATGAGTGCACCTACACTTTTGTCCCGAAGGTGTTCTGATTTTGTGGAGGTTCGCAAGGGTAGGGAGGTTCATGGGGTTGCGTTTAAGCTTGGCTTTGATGGGGATGTCTTTGTTGGGAATACCCTTTTGTCCATTTATGGGAATTGTGGGCTTTTTGGTGATGCGATGAAGGTGTTTGATGAAATTCCTGAGGGGGATAAGGTGTCGTGGAATACTGTTATTGGGCTGTGTTCTCTTCATGGGTTTTACGAGGAGGCACTTgggtttttaagaaaaatggttGCGGTCAAACCGGGGATTCAACCAGACTTGGTTACTGTTGCTAGTGTGTTGCCGGTGTGTGCAGAGACTGAGGACGAGGTGATGGTGAGGATCGTGCACTGTTATGCTATGAAGGTTGGCTTGTTGGGCCATGTAAAGGTTGGAAATGCGTTGGTTGATGTTTATGGGAAATGTGGGAGTGAGAAGGCTTCCAAGAAAGTTTTTGATGATATTGATGAGAGGAATGTGGTTTCCTGGAATCCTATTATTACTAGTTTTTCTTTTAGAGGGAAGTATATGGATGCTTTGGATGTATTTAGGTTGATGATTGATGTGGGAATGGGACCAAACTTTGTCACCATTTCTAGTATGCTACATGTGTTAGGAGAATTAGGACTTTTCAAGTTGGGAGCGGAAGTCCatggtgtgacaccctctacccctcacatatatattaataaaggaataaaaattcaaatattaattaaaagtatttttaaaacatttttaaatacaagcttttcaaatggataaaaggctcacattcactttcttctacatcatattcaaatttgtccaaataaataataaagtcatctcgactcaaagaaaatcatataagtctcatacaattaatatagaacttatatcctaatgtcacatcctatcagagcgtggtgttcccgtgtcctctagcatgaggttcttcatagtcatccacctattcatctgctcccccgaacacaagttcaagatcatcacaggatccaaacacaacaacacacagggagtgagttatcacattcctagctaatagagaaacaagacaaataaatatacatattatataaatgagataccacttgcttaaacatagctcacgtaacttcaccacttcatcattcaaaattcacttttcaattatcaatcacattacacaagaatcccacacttcgatcaagatataataacacatcaattagcaagcatatgcaatagttatgctaagactcaatcctatatgcaatgtggtaccatgtcagtgaaaaaccaccctggggcgcttaggagtacataacaagacacaccacacaatgggtttgtcaggtcactctcactaagtaagatcatagggagaccagtcagggtcacgatgttttgcgagaatgctccaaccatatgagatcagcataggcttaaaggagcactcaaacccggtgacccccaaggcctacactccgaagagtccgtcagggcctctccctcctgattcaggtccaacccctaaaataattttttgcatgcagacactgctcatgaattatacaatacccacgaccttacactcgtgttttaaacacgttcaacacaatcgCACTATGATTTAACACTggctcctaaataggaaacctacattttctctttaacactgcgcatcaacgcttttctcaagataacactggtcgggttattgtacaattcatagcttacaacacaagtaatttcacatcaagtgttaactacacacttatccacaactagaactcattcacaatttcactactcatagtgtgacaatccaccatcacatgtttacacgtatctcacaaattaacacatgttcaactttacacttatactcaatctcaataacaatattataatctcaaagcaacgtattcttctacaattcatcacatactcacaatttgaatcatcatttcatatcctcaatataacaatttatataaaacactATCACAACATTAGGACTAAAACCCCTTaactaatattacacaattatatcaaaatcataggtcgaaatatacaaatatcaagaacacaatttatcaagcaattttcattaggacatcaatattttatttataatcataaaggaaaaattgcaatttaataaacatctcaaaataaaaccccaatttaatcctctaaggatccctacacatgttctcactaatccccaactgtgaataactcatcccttacctctgagcggactcacgtgtcttcagccagggaTAGCAACATCTTTAGCGGTTCCCTGAAATTctttcagttattcctccgactgcttcgatagaattcccaaacgtcagagagacggagaagagattgaaacctccacttatactgtcttcatgcgattcctttttctccctccacgaatattatctcgcaaatcccaacggtggaagcgtgcggaattgaatttcgaacaacatatccaaatttcacaataatccaacggttaacaaaaccgggatcatagttttaccaagacagctctgggtttctgcgggaaagaaaaaggctacaatgcgaagggtgtttctctcagttcagacatgatatcgaaattcccaacggtgagaatgctcggaattcCGTTGCaaacatgatactcaaatttcacgacgatccaacggtgaacgggttcaagatcgtcgtttttctgagactggtttggtgggctgcgggaaaaagaaagggttttgagaggagaaggggaaaaacgaaaatgaggccaaaaggaggcagctgacttaacataactatttatacctagggtactcagcctattatttgctctatatttatttatttatttatttttttactaaaaatctttttaaatttatttacgaaaaattgggatgttacaattccaCCCCTCTTAAAAGAAGTTTCGTCCCCGAAACTTGCCGAAAGATCGAGAAAAAGATATCACGCATATGATTCTCAATATCAAGTTGTGTGTCTAGTTGAAACTCTTTTTCTGTTACTCCGATCACAAGACTCCTCTGCACTTAACTATTAAATCCGATGATCCTCGTTTATTCAATGATAGTATTACATAAGTAAGTCTTCTCACGAGAGTGACATCTCAACTATAATAGAATGTGAATGACATACTATTTGGAGTAGAATAATATCATAGGAGACACTAATGACAAATTGAAaagaacaaacaaacacaaggaGACGTGACTGATCACATGGTCGACTCTTTTTCGAACATCGGACGGTTCAAGAAAGATAATGAGTTTCGAGACTCTCACACTCTACCAATCCTAGTTCACATTGACTATCGAGAATACATGATTTGCCTACCCTTGAGTCTAAGCCTCTTCCTTCAACATGATCTTTCTCACTTTCGTATACTTGACTCATAACTCTCACTTAGGTTCAAGAATTGTAACGATTCAACTCTAAGGTTGTCTACTTGATACTAACTGGGTGCTAATTAGATAAGTAATACAGATTACTCCCTACTTCTGTAAGTTTGTaatgatactcaaatttcacgacgatccaacggtgaacgggtttaagatcgtcgtttttctgagactggtttggtgggctgcgggaaaaagaaagggttttgagaggagaaggggaaaaacgaaaatgagaccaaaaggaggcagctgacttaacataactatttatacctagggtactcagcctattatttgctctatatttatttatttatttatttttttactaaaaatctttttaaatttatttacgaaaaattgggatgttacacatGGGTTTAGTTTGAGGATGGCTATTGAGTCTGATGTATTTATTACTCATTGGTAGATATGTATCCCAAATCAGGATCTTCATGAATAGCATCCATTATATTCAATAAAATGGGAGTAAGAAATATTGTTTGTATCTTGGAATGCTATGATTGCAAATTTTGCTCAGAACAGGCTTGAGTATGAAGCTGTAGAATTAGTGAGGCAAATGCAAGCCAAGGGAGAAACCCCCAACAATGTAACCTTCACAAATGTTCTTCCAGTTTGTGCAAGGTCAGGTTTCCTGAATGTTGGAAAAGAAATTCATGCCCAGATTATTCGGGTTGGATCCTCCTTGGATTTGTTTGTCTCTAATGCTCTGACAAAATGTGGATGCATAAACCTTGCtcagaatgttttgaatatttcTGTCAGGGAAGAAGTTTCCTACAATATACTAATTATAGGCTATTCTCGAACAAATGACAGCTCAGAGTCTCTAAGTTTGTTTTCAGAAATGAGACTCTTGGGCATGAGGCCTGATATTGTTTCATTCATGGGTGTTATATCAGCTTGTGCAAATCTAGCTTCCATAAAACAAGGCAAAGAGGTCCATGGTCTGCTGGTGAGAAAGCTTTTTCACATTCATCTTTTTGCAGTGAACTCACTCTTTGATTTGTATACCAGGTGTGGACGAATAGATCTCGCTACTAAGGTCTTTGATCATATTCAAAACAAGGATGCGGCCTCTTGGAACACTATGATTTTGGGCTATGGTATGCAAGGTGAGTTGAACACTGCAATCAACCTTTTTGAAGCAATGAAGGAAGACAGTGTGGAATATAATTCAGTTTCATTTATTGCGGTTTTGTCTGCGTGTAGCCATGGAGGGCTAATTGGGAAGGGAAGAAAATACTTTAAGATGATGCGCGATCTAAATATTGAACCAACACATACACACTATGCTTGTATGGTTGATCTCCTTGGAAGGGCCGATCTAATGGAAGAAGCTGCAGACCTTATTAGAGGCCTCTCTATTGTACTGGATACTAATATATGGGGTGCATTGCTTGGAGCATGCCGAATACATGGGAACATAGAATTGGGGATGTGGGCAGCCGAacatttgtttgaattaaagcCTCAGCACTGTGGATACTATATACTCCTTTCAAATATGTATGCAGAAGCTGTAAGATGGGATGAGGCAAACAAGGTTAGGAAATTGATGAAGTCAAGGGGAGCTAAGAAAAATCCAGGTTGCAGTTGGGTTCAAATTGGAGATCAGGTGCATAAATTTCTTGGTGAGAAAATAGACAGCTTGGATGATGACTTTTGGGTATCAGATTgtggttgttttttttttttttttttttgtagaagcCTTGAGTAAATTATCtagagaattatatttttaaaggcATTTTCTGGTTGCATAAGCAAATTGGATTTTGATTTTCCTTCCTTTACATATTAACTACACACCCTATTTATCAATCTAACAATGTGATgaaatttttaagatttgaaataatgaaaatagtcGCATATTAACTCCATTGAAGCCCTGTTCTGATAACtgccatatatttttttagaaggcAGTGTTTACATTGTGATGACACCTAGTGCATTGGAGGTTGTGTCTTTCAAAACTATTGATCGATCCTTTTAAGCTTTTTAGaggttgaaaaacaaaattttcgTGGTGACATATCCTAAAATATTTGAGGTGAATATTGGCACAAAGTCGATCCTTGTATCTGGTGGTCAAGGGTACTGATGCAACATCCAGCTACCCCATTTAATGGCTTCAGATGTGAAAATAGTCACATATCACAGGAGAACATTATAGGGTGAAAATAGTTttatgtcaatattttttttctggttTTTTAACATGGATCTTTCATTGGAAATAATCCTGTTAGACACATTCGGATACTAAATATGCTTCTCTTCTACCGAGGATTCAAATCTTGGTTCATCATGTAATGGAAGACTAGTTTTAaccttgttgattttttttattaaatattgtatACCATCATTGTGTCCTTGAAGTTTTGTCAAGATGCAAACCAAACTAAGAATTCCtaataaaattgt
It includes:
- the LOC100793581 gene encoding pentatricopeptide repeat-containing protein At1g08070, chloroplastic, which produces MIANFAQNRLEYEAVELVRQMQAKGETPNNVTFTNVLPVCARSGFLNVGKEIHAQIIRVGSSLDLFVSNALTKCGCINLAQNVLNISVREEVSYNILIIGYSRTNDSSESLSLFSEMRLLGMRPDIVSFMGVISACANLASIKQGKEVHGLLVRKLFHIHLFAVNSLFDLYTRCGRIDLATKVFDHIQNKDAASWNTMILGYGMQAMEG